A single genomic interval of Picosynechococcus sp. PCC 7003 harbors:
- a CDS encoding ABC transporter permease has translation MSIRNPLTIFDRETILYVLKRLLQAIFTLFLASILSFVIIQLAPGDYLDALRQNPKMTEETLLDLQSRFGLDQPILTQYGRWLWRVVRYFDFGISFESFRPVHELLLERMPATLLLAITSIVGTWAIAIPLGILSAVKQNTVLDKFLRVISYLGQGLPSFITALALLMVAQQVSPLLPVGGMTSINFVDLPWYSKILDIGWHMILPTIALSLTGFAGLQRLTRGQLLDVLRQDYIQTARAKGLPENRVIYVHALRNAINPLITLLGFEFASLLSGSFISEFFFNWPGLGTLTLQAVQSQDLYLVMAALMMSATMLIVGNLLADLMLKFADPRISLNDLK, from the coding sequence ATGAGCATTCGTAATCCCCTGACGATCTTCGACCGAGAAACAATTCTTTATGTTTTGAAGCGCCTGCTCCAGGCGATCTTTACTCTGTTTTTGGCTTCAATCCTGAGCTTTGTGATCATCCAACTGGCTCCAGGGGATTACCTTGATGCCCTCAGGCAAAACCCCAAGATGACCGAAGAGACACTCTTAGATCTCCAAAGTCGTTTTGGCCTCGATCAACCGATTCTGACCCAATATGGCCGTTGGTTGTGGCGGGTGGTACGCTACTTCGATTTTGGCATTAGTTTTGAGTCTTTCCGGCCTGTCCACGAGCTGCTCCTAGAACGGATGCCTGCGACTCTGCTCCTAGCGATTACGTCAATTGTCGGCACCTGGGCGATCGCCATTCCTTTGGGGATTCTCAGTGCCGTGAAGCAAAATACCGTCCTCGATAAATTTTTGCGGGTGATCAGTTACCTCGGCCAGGGTTTGCCTAGCTTTATCACAGCCCTGGCGTTGCTGATGGTGGCCCAACAGGTTTCCCCTTTGCTCCCGGTGGGGGGCATGACCAGTATTAATTTCGTGGATCTCCCCTGGTACAGCAAAATTCTAGATATTGGCTGGCATATGATCCTGCCCACCATCGCCCTGAGCTTAACGGGCTTTGCGGGGCTGCAACGGCTCACCCGGGGGCAACTTCTGGATGTATTGCGGCAAGATTATATTCAAACGGCACGGGCCAAGGGCTTACCAGAAAATCGGGTGATCTATGTCCATGCCCTACGCAATGCGATCAACCCCCTGATTACCCTGCTGGGCTTTGAATTTGCCAGTCTCTTAAGTGGATCGTTTATTTCTGAATTTTTCTTTAATTGGCCTGGCCTAGGGACATTAACTTTACAAGCGGTGCAATCCCAGGATTTATATTTAGTCATGGCGGCCCTGATGATGAGTGCAACCATGCTCATTGTG
- a CDS encoding adenine phosphoribosyltransferase yields MDLKSLIRDIPDFPKPGILFRDITTLLNHPEGMRYTMDALVQLCLEANLKPNHVVGMESRGFIFGPTLAYNLNAGFVPVRKPGKLPAAVHTVEYELEYGTDTLEIHQDAVGPGDKIVIVDDLIATGGTAKATAELLKKIGCDIIGFVFIVELLDLKGRDRLPDAPVLSLIQY; encoded by the coding sequence ATGGATCTAAAATCCCTGATTCGTGACATCCCCGATTTCCCCAAACCTGGCATCCTTTTCCGCGACATTACCACCCTCCTCAATCACCCCGAAGGAATGCGCTATACCATGGACGCCCTGGTGCAACTCTGCCTTGAAGCAAACCTCAAGCCTAATCATGTGGTGGGGATGGAGTCTAGGGGGTTTATCTTTGGGCCAACCCTCGCCTATAACCTCAATGCTGGCTTTGTTCCCGTGCGTAAACCAGGCAAACTCCCTGCCGCCGTCCACACCGTCGAATACGAACTCGAATACGGCACCGACACCCTCGAAATTCACCAGGATGCCGTGGGGCCTGGGGACAAAATTGTCATCGTCGATGACCTCATCGCCACCGGGGGCACCGCCAAAGCCACTGCTGAACTGCTAAAAAAAATTGGCTGTGACATTATTGGCTTTGTGTTTATCGTCGAACTGCTAGATCTCAAGGGCCGTGATCGCCTGCCAGACGCCCCTGTGCTTTCCCTCATACAATACTAG
- a CDS encoding NAD(P)H-quinone oxidoreductase subunit N yields MDFSSTVASQLYTGAILPESIVILTLIVVLVGDLIVGRTRSGWIPYAAIAGLLGSVFALYLGWDNPHPVAFLGAFNSDNLSILFRGIIVLSTAFTIMMSVRYVERSGTALSEFICILLTATLGGMFLSGANELVMIFVSLEMLSISSYLLTGYMKRDPRSNEAALKYLLIGAASSAIFLYGVSLLYGLSGGKTILSEIAVGFTDPQGGQSLALAIALVFAIAGIAFKISAVPFHQWTPDVYEGSPTPVVAFLSVGSKAAGFALAIRLLVTVFNPVSEEWHFIFTALAILSMVLGNVVALAQTSMKRMLAYSSIAQAGFVMIGLVAGTDAGYSSVIFYLLVYLFMNLGAFTCVILFSLRTGTDQIAEYAGLYQKDPLLTLGLSVCLLSLGGIPPLAGFFGKIYLFWAGWQAGLYGLVLLGLITSVISIYYYIRVIKMMVVKEPQEMSDSVRNYPAVTWTAVGMKPLQVGLVLSVIITSLAGILSNPLFVIADQSVTSTPMLQAANHPTEQVVAQVESEMVEVAIADH; encoded by the coding sequence ATGGATTTTTCAAGCACTGTGGCAAGCCAGTTATACACTGGGGCAATTCTGCCGGAAAGTATCGTTATTTTGACCCTCATCGTCGTCTTGGTGGGGGATTTAATTGTCGGGCGCACCCGTTCGGGTTGGATTCCCTACGCGGCGATCGCCGGACTGTTGGGGTCAGTATTCGCCTTATACCTGGGTTGGGATAACCCTCATCCCGTTGCATTTTTGGGGGCATTTAACAGCGATAACCTCAGTATTTTATTCCGGGGCATCATTGTCCTGTCTACGGCCTTCACGATCATGATGTCGGTGCGTTATGTCGAACGTTCCGGCACCGCCCTCTCTGAATTTATCTGCATCTTGCTCACGGCCACATTGGGGGGGATGTTCCTCTCTGGGGCAAATGAGTTGGTGATGATTTTTGTCTCCCTCGAAATGCTCAGTATCTCGTCTTATTTATTGACGGGTTATATGAAACGAGACCCCCGTTCCAATGAGGCCGCCCTCAAGTATTTGTTAATCGGTGCTGCCAGCTCTGCCATTTTCCTCTATGGTGTGTCTTTGCTCTATGGCCTATCGGGTGGCAAAACAATCTTGTCGGAAATTGCCGTTGGCTTTACAGATCCCCAGGGGGGACAATCCCTCGCCTTGGCGATCGCCCTAGTGTTTGCGATCGCCGGGATCGCCTTTAAGATTTCAGCAGTACCGTTCCACCAATGGACCCCTGACGTTTACGAGGGTTCACCCACCCCCGTTGTTGCCTTCCTCTCAGTCGGATCTAAAGCGGCCGGTTTTGCCCTGGCGATTCGTTTGTTAGTGACTGTCTTCAACCCCGTGAGCGAAGAATGGCACTTCATTTTTACGGCGCTCGCGATCCTCAGTATGGTCTTGGGGAACGTAGTTGCCCTGGCGCAAACCAGTATGAAGCGGATGCTCGCCTATTCTTCCATTGCCCAGGCGGGTTTTGTGATGATTGGCCTCGTTGCCGGAACTGATGCGGGCTACTCCAGCGTAATTTTCTATCTGCTGGTGTATCTGTTCATGAACCTCGGCGCGTTTACCTGTGTGATTCTCTTCTCCCTCCGGACTGGCACAGACCAAATCGCGGAGTACGCGGGACTTTACCAAAAAGATCCGTTACTAACCCTCGGCCTCAGTGTTTGTCTATTATCCCTTGGGGGAATTCCACCATTGGCTGGGTTCTTCGGGAAAATTTATCTGTTCTGGGCTGGCTGGCAAGCGGGACTCTATGGTCTAGTGCTGTTGGGTTTGATCACCAGTGTGATTTCGATCTATTACTATATCCGCGTCATCAAGATGATGGTGGTCAAAGAGCCCCAGGAAATGTCTGATTCTGTGCGTAATTATCCGGCTGTGACTTGGACTGCTGTAGGGATGAAGCCCTTACAAGTGGGTCTGGTGCTATCAGTGATTATCACCTCTTTGGCAGGGATTCTCTCGAATCCGTTGTTTGTGATTGCGGATCAATCTGTGACCAGTACCCCAATGTTGCAAGCAGCGAATCATCCCACGGAACAGGTCGTTGCCCAAGTAGAAAGTGAAATGGTTGAAGTGGCGATCGCCGATCATTAA
- the topA gene encoding type I DNA topoisomerase, translated as MSTLVIVESPTKARTIRNYLPKGYHVTASMGHIRDLPSSAEEIPKDQKGQPWSQLGVNVENNFAPLYIVPKKKKKVVTELKQALKEADELILATDEDREGESISWHLLEVLKPKVPIKRMVFHEITQEAIQKALTNCREIDENLVHAQETRRILDRLVGYTLSPLLWRKIAKGLSAGRVQSVSVRLLVQRERERQAFQSANYWDLKAELLQKKSKFEAKLITLGGKKLASGSDFDAATGKLSKGKKVVVLSQAEAIALKDRLKDQPWTVSKTEEKPSTRKPSAPFTTSTLQQEANRKLGISARDTMRTAQKLYEEGYITYMRTDSVHLSEQAIAAARSCVEEKYGKEYLSPKVRQYKTKSKGAQEAHEAIRPAGNSFRTPQETGLSGRELALYDLIWKRTVACQMADARLTQLSVILKVDDAEFRSAGKRIDFPGFFRAYVEGSDDPDAALENQEVVLPDLKEGDQPTCKKLEEVDHNTQPPARYTEASLVKALESKGIGRPSTYATIIGTIVDRGYVQIRDKALTPTFTAFAVTALLEEHFPNLVDTDFTSQMEQTLDEIATGKAQWLPYLKNFYLGDDGLGTQVKVREENIDPATAKAIAIENLPVKVKIGRFGPYIEAANGEETITASLPADLTPADLDPEQVETILKQKTEGPEQLGTHPETGDPIYLLVGSYGPYVQLGEVTEEKKKPKRASLPKTVKPEELTLQMAVDLLALPRLLGEHPETGKPVKVGLGRFGPYVVHDQGKEGKDYRSLKKEDNLFAIDFERAMELLAQPKRSRGRGKTKTPLKELGQHPADNEPVNVYEGPYGIYVNHLKVNAGLPEGETVETITLEKALELIAEKAGSKATKKRSTSKKKSTTKKTAAKKTTSRKTKTSS; from the coding sequence ATGTCTACCCTTGTCATTGTTGAATCCCCGACTAAAGCCCGCACCATTCGGAACTATTTACCGAAGGGGTATCATGTGACGGCATCCATGGGCCATATCCGCGATTTGCCCTCCTCGGCGGAGGAAATCCCCAAGGATCAAAAAGGACAGCCTTGGTCCCAGCTTGGGGTCAACGTGGAAAACAACTTCGCGCCCCTCTACATCGTGCCGAAGAAAAAAAAGAAAGTCGTTACCGAACTCAAGCAAGCCCTCAAAGAAGCCGACGAGTTAATTCTGGCGACGGACGAAGACCGCGAAGGGGAAAGTATTAGCTGGCATTTGCTGGAAGTGCTTAAACCCAAGGTGCCGATTAAACGGATGGTCTTCCATGAGATTACCCAAGAAGCCATCCAAAAGGCTTTAACTAACTGTCGGGAAATTGACGAAAATCTTGTCCATGCCCAGGAAACCCGCCGCATTTTAGACCGTTTAGTGGGCTATACCCTTTCTCCTTTGCTCTGGCGCAAAATTGCCAAGGGTCTCTCAGCGGGACGAGTACAGTCGGTATCGGTGCGTTTATTGGTGCAACGGGAACGGGAACGGCAAGCTTTCCAATCGGCCAATTATTGGGATCTCAAGGCAGAACTGCTCCAGAAAAAATCGAAATTTGAGGCGAAATTAATCACCCTCGGCGGTAAAAAGCTGGCCTCAGGGAGTGATTTTGATGCGGCAACGGGGAAACTCAGCAAGGGCAAAAAGGTCGTTGTTCTCTCCCAAGCAGAGGCGATCGCCCTCAAGGATCGTCTCAAAGATCAACCTTGGACGGTGAGCAAAACCGAGGAGAAACCCAGCACCCGCAAACCCTCTGCCCCCTTCACCACCTCTACTCTGCAACAGGAAGCGAACCGCAAACTCGGTATTTCGGCGCGGGACACCATGCGCACTGCCCAGAAGCTCTACGAAGAGGGCTACATTACCTACATGCGGACGGATTCGGTGCATCTCTCGGAACAGGCGATCGCCGCGGCGCGTAGTTGTGTTGAAGAAAAATACGGCAAAGAATACCTCAGCCCCAAGGTGCGCCAATACAAAACCAAGAGCAAAGGTGCCCAGGAAGCCCACGAAGCGATCCGGCCCGCGGGCAACAGCTTTCGTACGCCCCAGGAAACCGGCCTTAGTGGTCGGGAGTTAGCCCTCTATGACCTCATTTGGAAACGAACCGTTGCCTGTCAGATGGCCGATGCCCGTCTCACCCAATTGTCGGTCATTCTTAAAGTCGATGATGCCGAGTTTCGCTCCGCTGGTAAACGCATTGATTTTCCGGGTTTTTTCCGGGCCTATGTGGAAGGGTCTGATGATCCCGATGCCGCCCTCGAAAACCAAGAAGTGGTGCTCCCTGATCTCAAGGAAGGCGATCAGCCCACCTGCAAAAAATTAGAGGAAGTCGATCACAATACCCAACCCCCGGCCCGTTATACCGAGGCCAGTTTGGTCAAAGCTCTTGAAAGTAAAGGTATTGGTCGCCCCAGTACCTACGCCACAATCATCGGCACCATTGTTGATCGCGGTTATGTCCAAATTCGTGACAAGGCATTAACCCCTACCTTTACTGCCTTTGCGGTGACGGCTCTTCTGGAGGAACATTTTCCTAACTTAGTAGATACAGATTTCACCTCCCAAATGGAGCAGACCCTCGATGAAATTGCCACCGGGAAAGCCCAATGGTTACCCTATCTGAAGAATTTCTACCTCGGAGATGATGGCCTAGGCACCCAAGTCAAAGTGCGTGAAGAAAATATTGATCCGGCCACCGCAAAGGCGATCGCCATCGAAAATCTCCCCGTCAAAGTTAAAATCGGCCGCTTTGGCCCCTACATTGAGGCAGCTAACGGCGAAGAAACAATCACTGCTTCCCTACCAGCGGACTTAACCCCCGCTGATCTCGATCCTGAGCAAGTCGAAACAATCCTCAAACAAAAAACCGAAGGCCCCGAACAATTGGGGACGCACCCTGAAACAGGCGATCCGATCTATTTACTCGTCGGCAGCTATGGCCCCTACGTCCAACTGGGCGAAGTCACCGAAGAAAAGAAAAAGCCCAAGCGTGCTTCCCTCCCCAAAACCGTTAAACCCGAAGAACTCACTCTACAAATGGCGGTGGATCTATTAGCGTTACCGCGCCTATTGGGGGAACATCCCGAAACTGGCAAACCCGTCAAAGTGGGCCTCGGTCGCTTTGGCCCCTACGTTGTCCACGACCAAGGGAAAGAAGGCAAAGATTACCGCTCTCTCAAAAAAGAAGACAATCTTTTTGCGATCGACTTTGAACGGGCGATGGAACTGTTAGCGCAACCTAAACGTTCCCGCGGCCGGGGTAAAACAAAGACTCCCCTCAAGGAATTAGGGCAACATCCTGCTGATAACGAGCCAGTTAATGTTTACGAAGGCCCCTACGGCATTTACGTGAATCACCTGAAAGTTAATGCAGGTTTGCCAGAAGGAGAAACGGTAGAAACAATCACCCTCGAAAAAGCCCTCGAGCTGATCGCGGAAAAAGCCGGTAGCAAAGCAACCAAGAAACGTTCAACCTCCAAGAAAAAGAGCACCACGAAAAAAACAGCGGCAAAGAAAACTACCAGCCGTAAAACAAAAACTTCTTCATGA
- a CDS encoding glycosyltransferase family 39 protein, which translates to MSHSKCCWEGWGQALGDRQIILGLSLAALFLFCLNLGNMPLRDWDEGTRAMVAREIFRTGNWLHPTQFGAPYLLKPPLMDWLVASSYALGGVNEWTSRLPGAVGSALGVPLLYCLGRQLFQGRSPALWSALVYLTLLPVVRHGRLLMLDGLVLTALILSLWCLLKAQKSPIWGLGFGLGLGIIAFVKGLLMLPLGAIALLFVIWDRRWFVFTIPYIWLGLGLGVFPVLLWYGAQIQHYGATFIQVHFLNQGFDRVASTVESHQEPPWFYLLEIAKYTAPWLFFLPQSYQYLWQARQRSSSKLILTGSIFYLGLISVMGTKLPWYVMPVYPFVALALGNYLAQLWVKPPRKSMFLRGLFGLLAIAALGGGIYLYFTDPQIPLILMALTLGGMFAVTTWLWPRPQALYALVGGMYCGLILLFCSQAWVWEINEAFPVKPIAAIIRTETPEDAVIFTTFDYSRPSLDFYGDRPVRPQTLEAPVGDQYWLIHQDLLTEQSALKEELPPFELLGQASGFNLVHFFPD; encoded by the coding sequence ATGAGCCATAGCAAGTGCTGTTGGGAAGGTTGGGGTCAAGCCCTTGGCGATCGCCAAATTATTCTCGGCTTAAGTCTGGCGGCCCTTTTTTTGTTTTGCCTGAATCTGGGAAATATGCCCCTACGAGATTGGGATGAAGGCACCAGGGCAATGGTGGCGCGGGAAATTTTCCGTACTGGCAACTGGTTGCATCCCACCCAATTTGGTGCCCCTTATCTGCTGAAGCCTCCCTTAATGGATTGGTTGGTAGCCAGCAGCTATGCCCTTGGCGGCGTTAATGAATGGACAAGTCGCTTACCGGGGGCTGTGGGAAGTGCTCTAGGAGTGCCTCTCCTTTACTGTCTTGGGCGGCAATTATTCCAGGGGCGATCGCCTGCTTTGTGGAGTGCGCTAGTTTATCTCACCCTCCTCCCAGTAGTGCGTCATGGTCGTCTGTTGATGCTCGATGGTCTGGTTTTAACGGCCCTCATCTTGAGTCTCTGGTGTTTACTCAAGGCGCAAAAATCCCCCATCTGGGGGCTGGGCTTCGGTCTTGGCTTGGGTATCATTGCCTTTGTCAAAGGGTTATTAATGCTTCCCCTAGGGGCGATCGCCCTATTGTTTGTGATTTGGGATCGCCGCTGGTTTGTGTTTACAATTCCCTACATTTGGCTGGGTTTGGGCCTAGGAGTTTTTCCGGTACTTCTCTGGTATGGGGCGCAAATTCAGCATTATGGTGCAACTTTTATTCAGGTTCATTTTCTCAATCAAGGGTTTGATCGGGTTGCCAGTACCGTTGAGAGTCACCAAGAGCCCCCCTGGTTTTATTTACTAGAGATTGCAAAATATACGGCCCCTTGGTTATTTTTCCTTCCCCAAAGCTATCAATACCTTTGGCAGGCCCGCCAAAGGTCCAGCAGCAAATTAATTTTGACGGGCAGTATCTTTTATCTGGGGTTAATTTCTGTGATGGGAACCAAGTTGCCCTGGTATGTGATGCCTGTTTACCCCTTTGTTGCCCTTGCTCTAGGCAACTATTTAGCACAGCTCTGGGTGAAACCACCACGTAAGTCGATGTTTCTGCGGGGGCTATTTGGGCTGTTGGCGATCGCTGCTTTGGGGGGAGGCATTTATCTCTACTTCACAGATCCCCAAATCCCCTTGATTTTGATGGCCTTGACCCTAGGGGGGATGTTTGCTGTCACTACCTGGCTTTGGCCCCGACCCCAGGCTCTTTATGCTTTGGTAGGGGGAATGTACTGCGGCTTAATTCTATTGTTTTGCTCCCAGGCTTGGGTCTGGGAAATTAACGAAGCTTTTCCTGTCAAACCCATCGCTGCGATCATTCGGACGGAAACCCCAGAAGATGCCGTTATTTTTACGACCTTTGATTACAGTCGGCCCAGTTTAGATTTTTATGGCGATCGCCCTGTGCGGCCCCAGACCCTCGAAGCTCCCGTGGGCGATCAATATTGGCTCATTCACCAAGATCTTTTGACAGAACAATCGGCCCTAAAAGAAGAATTGCCTCCCTTTGAACTGCTGGGACAAGCTTCAGGATTTAACCTGGTGCATTTTTTCCCGGACTAA
- a CDS encoding AarF/ABC1/UbiB kinase family protein, with protein MTQSPSVAPDHKLGSTTLTRYDAKAIAKHYRWRPWQSLWRAFTIIWLFGWFSLKLWLDSKREEEPVTRVRRANELREILTRLGPTFIKVGQALSTRPDLIRPDFLEELIKLQDQLPSFDNEIAFAIIEKDLGRPVDDVYQEISPHPVAAASLAQVYRARLYSGEEVAVKVQRPKLLPVLTLDLYLMRLGASLFAPYLPLNLGHDLTLIVDEFGTKLFEEIDYINEGRNAEKFAANFRDDPTVKVPAIYWEYTSHRLLTLEWIQGYKLNELDRIRAAGLDPNRIIEIGVTTGLRQLLEHGFFHADPHPGNLFATFDGRMAYIDFGMMDQLDNTTKETIASSVVQLINQDYQTLAKDFVELGFLAPKTDIRPIIPALEKVLGKAVGESVGDFNFKTITDEFSALMYEYPFRVPAKFALIIRSLVTQEGLALSLNPDFKIVEISYPYVSRRLLTAETPELRRKLLEVLFKDGKFQWHRLENMLAIAQADNQFDILPTAQMGFQYLMSEEGAEIRRMILLALTEDDRLHTEEVQRIWALLKDEFQPQKLLGAAWSNLRQFSGERLTAVLPSFAQSRS; from the coding sequence GTGACCCAGTCTCCTTCCGTTGCCCCCGACCATAAACTTGGTTCTACCACCTTGACCCGCTATGACGCCAAGGCGATCGCCAAACATTACCGTTGGCGACCCTGGCAATCCCTGTGGCGTGCCTTTACGATTATTTGGTTATTTGGGTGGTTTTCCCTCAAATTGTGGCTAGACAGCAAACGGGAAGAGGAGCCAGTAACCCGGGTCCGTCGCGCCAACGAATTGCGTGAAATTCTGACCCGCCTAGGGCCGACATTTATCAAAGTGGGGCAAGCCCTTTCGACCCGGCCTGACCTGATTCGTCCCGACTTTCTCGAAGAATTAATCAAGCTCCAAGACCAACTCCCTTCCTTTGATAATGAGATTGCCTTTGCGATCATCGAAAAAGACCTCGGTCGCCCCGTCGATGACGTTTACCAAGAAATTTCCCCCCATCCCGTGGCTGCCGCGAGCTTAGCCCAGGTGTATCGGGCGCGCCTTTATAGCGGTGAAGAAGTTGCGGTTAAGGTACAACGGCCTAAATTACTGCCTGTTTTAACCCTTGATCTGTATTTGATGCGTTTAGGGGCGAGTTTGTTTGCGCCCTATCTTCCCCTCAACTTGGGCCATGACCTGACCTTGATTGTGGATGAATTTGGCACCAAACTTTTCGAAGAAATTGACTACATTAACGAAGGTCGCAACGCCGAGAAATTTGCCGCTAATTTTCGTGATGATCCCACCGTTAAAGTGCCCGCTATTTATTGGGAATATACGAGCCATCGCCTCCTCACTTTGGAGTGGATTCAAGGTTACAAACTCAACGAATTAGACCGCATCCGCGCCGCTGGCCTCGACCCGAACAGAATCATTGAAATTGGTGTGACCACGGGACTGCGACAATTGCTAGAACATGGGTTTTTCCATGCCGATCCCCACCCTGGTAATTTGTTTGCCACCTTTGACGGACGCATGGCTTACATTGACTTCGGCATGATGGATCAGTTGGATAACACCACCAAAGAGACCATTGCTAGTTCCGTCGTGCAGTTGATCAACCAGGATTATCAAACCCTAGCGAAGGACTTTGTGGAATTGGGTTTCCTCGCGCCGAAAACGGATATCCGCCCGATTATTCCGGCCTTAGAAAAGGTATTGGGGAAAGCGGTGGGAGAAAGCGTTGGTGATTTTAACTTTAAGACGATTACCGATGAATTTTCGGCGCTGATGTACGAATATCCGTTCCGGGTACCGGCCAAATTTGCGCTGATTATTCGCTCCCTTGTGACCCAGGAGGGACTGGCCCTGAGTTTGAATCCAGATTTTAAGATTGTTGAAATTTCTTATCCTTATGTTTCTCGGCGTTTGTTAACTGCTGAAACCCCAGAACTACGCCGCAAGTTGTTAGAAGTGCTCTTTAAAGACGGGAAATTCCAGTGGCATCGCCTCGAAAATATGTTGGCGATCGCCCAGGCCGATAATCAGTTTGATATTTTACCCACGGCCCAAATGGGTTTCCAATATTTAATGTCCGAAGAGGGTGCAGAAATCCGGCGGATGATCCTCTTGGCCTTAACGGAAGACGATCGTCTCCACACCGAAGAAGTGCAACGGATCTGGGCACTTCTAAAGGACGAATTTCAACCCCAAAAATTACTGGGGGCTGCCTGGTCAAACCTCCGCCAATTTTCCGGTGAGCGTTTAACGGCTGTTTTACCGAGTTTCGCCCAATCTCGGTCATAA
- the rnc gene encoding ribonuclease III codes for MTSLPPFRRSPLLLQALTHRSFANEQPETIQDNERLEFLGDAVLKFIMGKLLYERYPDFQEGELSRLRASLENNRHQLAEFAQALGLDQILRLGKGAEKEGARQNPEILSNTFEAVVGAYFLDAGIEAAIAFVETLVIPVADRLVQQPSDPLAQNFKGQLQEWALANHGKIPKYKTLDESGADHAKTFTVAVYLQGQEWGRGQAASKKQAQKVAAQVALQKLMPSSVPTDETPEPPATDDRFALLQALATQITPRQSP; via the coding sequence ATGACAAGCTTGCCTCCCTTTCGGCGATCGCCTCTCCTGTTACAGGCGTTGACCCACCGCTCCTTTGCCAACGAACAACCAGAGACAATCCAAGATAATGAGCGCCTTGAATTTTTGGGAGATGCGGTGCTCAAGTTCATCATGGGGAAGCTGCTGTATGAGCGTTATCCGGACTTTCAGGAAGGGGAACTGAGCCGACTGCGGGCCAGCTTAGAAAATAATCGCCATCAGTTAGCGGAATTTGCCCAGGCGTTGGGCCTCGATCAGATCTTGCGTCTTGGGAAAGGGGCGGAAAAGGAAGGGGCTAGACAAAACCCGGAAATTTTGAGCAATACCTTTGAGGCGGTCGTCGGGGCTTATTTTTTGGATGCAGGGATCGAAGCGGCGATCGCCTTTGTCGAAACCTTAGTCATTCCCGTGGCTGATCGCCTGGTGCAGCAACCAAGCGATCCCCTGGCCCAAAACTTCAAAGGCCAATTGCAGGAATGGGCCTTGGCCAACCATGGCAAAATTCCAAAATACAAAACCCTAGATGAATCTGGGGCCGATCACGCCAAAACTTTTACGGTGGCCGTTTATCTGCAAGGGCAAGAATGGGGCCGGGGTCAAGCCGCCTCAAAAAAGCAAGCCCAAAAAGTCGCTGCTCAGGTTGCTTTACAAAAATTAATGCCATCATCAGTGCCCACAGACGAGACCCCTGAACCACCAGCAACAGACGATCGGTTTGCCCTCCTCCAAGCCCTTGCCACCCAAATCACCCCACGACAATCCCCTTAA